The genomic segment CCGCGCGTCGCGGCGATCCTGCGCCTGCGCGGCGGAGACGGTCTGTCCGAGCTGGAAATCCTGTTCCCCGTGGTGAACCGCCTCGCGGAGGTGGAGGCCGAGGTGCCCGGGAGCGGCGGCGTGGTGGAACTGCGTGGCTGGGAGGACCGCTACCGCTGGGGCTCGGCCGCGCTGGACGTCTGCATCGCGATCACCGAGTGGGTGCAGCGGTGGACGTGCGGCGAGGAGGTCGACGGGGTGCGCTGCCCCGACCCGGCCGCGCTGGTGCTGTGGAGCCGCCAGTGCGAATGGCTGAACGAGCACATCGTGGTGCCGCTGCGGCCGCCGGTAGCCCCGCCCCAGCCCCCCGATCCGCCGACCCCCTGAACGCTAGGAGTGGGGCATTACTTGCGTTGATTGCAAGTAATGCCCCACTCATAGCATTCGATGTGGGGAGGGGCGCCGGGCGGACGCGGTGCCGCGGCTCTTGTTACTCGCCAGTAAGCCTGGCACAATTTTCCTGATCGAGCACCGGCGATTACCGGTACGATAACCCGGCTCGGGCGGACCGAAGGGTGGCACGCCGCATGGGGTTGACCGTTGCGCGCACCGTGGTGCGTCTCCTGGCCGAGGCCGGGGTGCGGCGCGCGTACGCGATCCCCGGCGAATCCGTGGTCGATCTGCTCGACGCGCTACAGGTGGAGCCGAGGCTCACGCTGATCTCCGCGCGGCACGAAGCGGGCGCCGCCTTCATGGCCGACGCCGACGGCAAGCTCTGCGGCACACCCGCGGTCGCCGTGGCGGGCAGCGGGCCGGGCGCGGCGAGCATGGCGGCCGCCGTGCACACCGCCTACCAGGACGAAACCCCGCTGATCGTGCTGCTCGGCCAGGTGCCCTCCGGCGATCTGGGCGAGGAGACCTTCCAGGAGGTCGACCTGGTCCGGATGTACTCGCCGCTGGCGAAGTGGACCGCGCAGGCGACCACCGCGGACGAGGTCCCCGGCCTGCTGGCCGAGGCGCTGCACGCGGTGAACAACGGCCGCCAGGGGCCCGCGGTGCTCTCGGTGCCCGCCGACTTCTGGGCCCGGCCGTTCGAGAGCGTGGTGCAGCGGCCCGCCGAGGTGGCCATCCCGCCGGGGTCGCTGGAACGGCTCGCCGGTGAGGTCGCGCGGCTGGTCGACGACGCGCGGTACCCGGTGGTCATCGCCGGTGGCGGGGTGCGGCTGGCCCGCAAGCAGCTGATCGACGCGGTGGACCACCTCGGGCTGGCCGTCTACACGGCCTACCGCAGGCAGGACGCCTTCCCGGAGAACCACCCGAACTACGTCGGCCACCTCGGGCACGGCATCCCGGACGAGCAGCTGCGTGCGCTGGAGCAGGCGGACCTGGTGCTCGCGCTGGGCACCCGGCTGGACGAGGTGACCACGCAGAAGTACCGGTACCCGGCCTACACGCAGCCGCTGGTGATGGTCGGCGGCGGCCGTCCCGGCCCGCGCCGCCGCGGGCTGACCTTCCACGTCGACACCGACGTGGCCCGCTTCCTCAGCGAACTCCGGCAGGCCGCCGCCCCGCGCAAGCGCAACTGGACGGTGGCCAACCAGGCGGTCAAGGAGTTCATGCGCCCGCCACAGCGCGGTGCCTCCGGCCCGGTGCACCCGGCGGACGTGGTGCGCGCGCTGCGCCAGCTGGCCCCCGAGGACACCGTGGTGACCAGTGACGCGGGTAACTTCGCCGCGTTCGTGCACCGGTACTGGTGCTTCACCCAGCCGCGGACGCAGCTCGGCCCGTGCAACGGCGCGATGGGCTACGCGGTGCCCGCGGCGGTGGCGGCGAAGCTGGCCGAACCGCACCGGACCGTGGTCGCCATGGTCGGCGACGGCGGCGCGCTGATGACCGGGCAGGAGATCGAGACCGCGGTCCGGCACCGGGCCCCGGTGATCGTGGTGGTCTTCCAGAACGGGCTGTACGGCGCGATCGCCGCCCACCAGGCGCGGCTGCACGGCCGGCTGTCGTCGGTGGCCGTCGGGACGGTGGATTTCGCTTCCTGGGCAAGGGGTCTCGGCGCCGCCGGGTACACCGTGAACGACCAGGAGGAGCTGGAACCGGCGCTGGCCAGCGCGCTGATGCGGCAGCGGCCCTGCGTGGTCGACGTGCGCACCGATCCCGACGTGCTCTCCCCGGACCAGCGGCTGAGCACCATGCTGCGCTCCCGGCTGGAAAGCTGAGGGACCTCCCGGTTTCGCGGACCGGATTTTGTCGGTGACTCGTGGCAGAATCGGCGCCACACGGACTCCAGCGGCACGGGGTCCGCGAGAGAGGGTGGCGAACATGGGGAACGAAGCAGCGGGGCACTCGGCCTCGGGCGTGGCGCCGGTGACCTTCAGCAACACCGAGGCACCGGAGCCGAGCAAGTCGATGACCAGCGCGGCCGACCGGGACGCGGTGACCAGGTCCCCGTTCTCGGCTGAAGCGGTGGCCCTCGGGCGCGCGGCGGAGTAGGCACGGCGCGGAGCTCGGTGGCGGAGGGTTGGGTAGATCACCCGGAC from the Amycolatopsis magusensis genome contains:
- a CDS encoding thiamine pyrophosphate-binding protein — translated: MGLTVARTVVRLLAEAGVRRAYAIPGESVVDLLDALQVEPRLTLISARHEAGAAFMADADGKLCGTPAVAVAGSGPGAASMAAAVHTAYQDETPLIVLLGQVPSGDLGEETFQEVDLVRMYSPLAKWTAQATTADEVPGLLAEALHAVNNGRQGPAVLSVPADFWARPFESVVQRPAEVAIPPGSLERLAGEVARLVDDARYPVVIAGGGVRLARKQLIDAVDHLGLAVYTAYRRQDAFPENHPNYVGHLGHGIPDEQLRALEQADLVLALGTRLDEVTTQKYRYPAYTQPLVMVGGGRPGPRRRGLTFHVDTDVARFLSELRQAAAPRKRNWTVANQAVKEFMRPPQRGASGPVHPADVVRALRQLAPEDTVVTSDAGNFAAFVHRYWCFTQPRTQLGPCNGAMGYAVPAAVAAKLAEPHRTVVAMVGDGGALMTGQEIETAVRHRAPVIVVVFQNGLYGAIAAHQARLHGRLSSVAVGTVDFASWARGLGAAGYTVNDQEELEPALASALMRQRPCVVDVRTDPDVLSPDQRLSTMLRSRLES